The Arachis ipaensis cultivar K30076 chromosome B05, Araip1.1, whole genome shotgun sequence nucleotide sequence AAGCATTGAATGCGAGTCAAATTGATCATGATCATGCAGTGAATGATATGATAGCATTTCACAGAGAAAATGAGGAGGTGGCTGCTGCAGCTGCAGCAGCAGAAGCATCAAATGGTTACAATGGATTGGCAATGTTGAGAGCAACATTTGGGTTTTTGGCTAATAGAAGTGTAGTGCAATCAGCACTGAGAAGGTGGTATAACAATGATAATGTCCCCGCTCAATAGTAGCATTTTCATGACCTTAGTAAGAAAGCAAACGCGTTCTTGCCAAAGTCTTCATTTGACAATATGAGAAGGTGAATTCTTTGGTTCAATTTGCCTTTTGGGAGTTTCAGTTTCCTGAGTAGCTAGTAGCTTTGTTGCTGCTGCTGTTAGCTAGCTGCATTTGCTAATAACCTCTATTGGTTCTGTTCGGCTGTTCTTATTATTTGTGTTGATGGTGATACTAGCTTTGTATTACAATTAGTCTATTTTTTTGTTTCATTTGGAACACTGTTGTATCATATTTGGATTAATCTTACAAATATTGGCGTGTAATGTGATCACTGATCACCGGAACCTCTTTTTAACGAAAGAGCATTTAAATTCTTTAACTTGGTATGGATGATGAATGCTGCTCTTCAGTGTATTTATTTTCAAGTTTTAACTTTAGGATTTGGATCATTTATCGATTCGAGAAGTTGTATAAATTTTTTACTTTAATGTGGTTCCTGGAATTTTCAAGACGACCTCGAGGACTATGAATCACCTAAGCAATTTGGTAAGCAACCATGGAAGTGTTTGTCGCCTTCAAAAATGAAACTGTAGTGGAAAATAGTTGGCAACAATAGtggaaaatacaataaattttcaCAATGCATAATAATGCCTTCCAATTTCACCTCTTAGTATGATCTATATTTGGAGAGGGCTATATAAAAGTCCTCAAACAATATATCTCAGAACCGGAAGTGTTAATTCCCTGTACTCTCAATCACTTTCAAAATCTTCATCTCCAAAAGCAAAAACCGAAGCATCTGCAGCAATTGCCTTGATTTCACTTGCCCCTACAGACTCTATGTTGGTGGTGTTACCGGATGCATGAATATTATTATCTGTTGTTGATTCTTGAGAAGCATTGTTTTGCTTACGTTCCTCATGCAGGCGCAACTGATTCGTTGAATGTGTCAACACTCCTACATGGTCTGAAGTATCCCCAGATCCTTGAGGTGCCGCTAACTTATATTCAGTTTCAGATTTTCCGCTCTGTCTATCCTTCTCTTCATCACTATCTGAGaatacatcatcatcatctccatTCTTAGGGACCTTGCTCTTCGACGCAAGTTTTGCACCAGCTTGGACCTTGTTTGTGTTGCCTTCGGGTTCTGTGCTGGCAGGACCGGCTTTGGTTCTTGCTGGTACGGTGCCATCATAGTCGACCATCACAACCTCGACCTGGAATCCTGGAGTGGGGATCTTTCTCTAAAGGGCACagttataataattaaattatcagtTATCACCTAGGGTAAAGAATAATCAATATACATGTATAGGGGAAGAAGCTGCTGTTACTACTACTACATCATTTAAAATAAGGTAAATTACATAGACTTTCCTTCTAAGGGAGTAATGGAGAGATGACAAATCTAAAAGTGTTGTGTATGATAATTTGTTCTTTAAAATTAAGTCTAGTAAAAGGTTTATATTTTACCTTGTCAAAGCCATCGAGATCCGAGCCATCTAAAATGGTTCGATTTTCTGTCATTGTTGTATTCATCCAACTGCCAAGAAGAAAACGATGTATCAAGAGAAATATCAATGCATGCTTAAACAAACAAAACTCTGCTCCATAGCATGCAAATCGTGGTAGACACCAGCTATAGAATGTACAGAAGAATTGGGAACCAAAATATTAGTCAAGCTTAAAAGGAGGGGCCAAAAGAAGTATGTGTTGAGAACAAACCAGTAGAAATCTCCCTGCCCATCATTGAAGTGAATTTTGAAGTCCCCAACCAACTCTGTCAAACCAGGCTCCCCCGGTAGTGCAAAAACTACTACTCCTTTCTTCCGTATACTGATCCAGAAATCTTCGGGCTGAAAAGAAGTAATTCAGTAATCAAATTCACATATACGCATTAGCACAGAGGCTTAGGGAAAACAGTTAAACCGATCAAAATCAGCCATGAAAACTAGCATGAGTACCATTAGATCCTTTGTCTTTGGATGCTTTTTCGTGCTGAATAGAATTCCTGAGAATAAGTGGAAGCATCAGCTTCTCTCTGAATTAAAATTGAGAATTTTGGTTGTAATAAGAACTCAAAAAGTTGCATTGGAAAAAGTAAACTACAGAGACTTTGTAGGGGTAGAAATACATGTCAAAATACTCAATATGGGAAAGAGGTAATGTCAACTTGTAAAGATGGTATTTTGTGTGTGTATTTTTTGAATCTCTCACTTAAGTTGTACGCATTTATTCTCTTTGTTTTGCAACGTTATCAGGTAGGACATTAGTTGAAACAAACATTTTCTATAAACACCATTATCCATTTTTCTTCCTCTCATCGCAAAGCATGGAAGCTACGTTATTTTTTGCTTGCACACATAACTACGTTGCAATTCCAGTTAAAATAGTCATTTGATAAACGAAAGCCAATTAACTAAAAGACGCAATGTTTTGGGGCTGTATAATACTATAATAGTACTCGTTTCTAATATTAAAGAAATTAACCAAACATGAAAGAGGAAGCAATTAGCCTTGTTGCTTACCACTATGATCAGATATTGTAATTGATGGCCTAACCCAATAAGGGCAATTATGAAGCCGAAACCCTCTTAGCATGCACCTGCAGAAATTCCAAATTCAGAACTTCCTTTGGTTTTGATACATTCTTACAGAATTTTTATCTCTTACCTTCGTCCAGGTGGGACTTCGCCGTTGAATTGTTTCAAAGTCCGTTCAAAATATTTGACATATCTCTAAAAAAGTTAAAGAAGCAATCGAGTTTAGAAGCATATATCAAGAAGGACATCTTAAATAAAATGGCAAACTAAAATAAATGACTGACGATTTGACTAGGAAGAGTTAAGCCCTTTCCATCTATACATCTTTTCTGGTTGAAGTAATCTATGGCTTCCTCTGCAGTTGGGAAGAACTGCAAAATAATTCCGAAAGAATAGTTGGCAGttaataattgaattttaatagAAAAACAAGTGCACACTGCACAACCAGCAGAATATGAAGACTTACCTTCAGAAATAAAAGAAGGCTGCAAATCATTAATCCTGTCCTCCCCATACCAGCTTTACAATGAACAACTACTACATTTTGAATATCCTCCTTCAACCATGAATGTGCACTTTCACAAAATGAGGCTATAAGTTGAATAGGAGGGCAATTATGATCTGTAAACGGGAAAGTCGCAACCTAAACATGATCCCAATAAGTTAGCAGGGTGGTAAATGATGAATCTTAAGACAATTTGATGATTTCTTTTATTTCAAAGCTACAAAGGTAGACTAATGTAAGAAAGTATAAAAGTTGTTGTTTACACATTTTTATCTGATTTGTACCAGTTCAACACACAATGTACCTTGACAAAGTCCCAGTCTCTTAAGCATAATTGTTCATAATTTGTTTAATAATGCACACCACATGTTGTGGGTATTAAAATCGTCATGAAGACCTGGAACTGTGGTCTANNNNNNNNNNNNNNNNNNNNNNNNNNNNNNNNNNNNNNNNNNNNNNNNNNNNNNNNNNNNNNNNNNNNNNNNNNNNNNNNNNNNNNNNNNNNNNNNNNNNNNNNNNNNNNNNNNNNNNNNNNNNNNNNNNNNNNNNNNNNNNNNNNNNNNNNNNNNNNNNNNNNNNNNNNNNNNNNNNNNNNNNNNNNNNNNNNNNNNNNNNNNNNNNNNNNNNNNNNNNNNNNNNNNNNNNNNNNNNNNNNNNNNNNNNNNNNNNNNNNNNNNNNNNNNNNNNNNNNNNNNNNNNNNNNNNNNNNNNNNNNNNNNNNNNNNNNNNNNNNNNNNNNNNNNNNNNNNNNNNNNNNNNNNNNNNNNNNNNNNNNNNNNNNNNNNNNNNNNNNNNNNNNNNNNNNNNNNNNNNNNNNNNNNNNNNNNNNNNNNNNNNNNNNNNNNNNNNNNNNNNNNNNNNNNNNNNNNNNNNNNNNNNNNNNNNNNNNNNNNNNNNNNNNNNNNNNNNNNNNNNNNNNNNNNNNNNNNNNNNNNNNNNNNNNNNNNNNNNNNNNNNNNNNNNNNNNNNNNNNNNNNNNNNNNNNNNNNNNNNNNNNNNNNNNNNNNNNNNNNNNNNNNNNNNNNNNNNNNNNNNNNNNNNNNNNNNNNNNNNNNNNNNNNNNNNNAGCCTTTTGgatgaattttttttaacaagaaaaATTTGAGTGTGCTATTTTTCTCCCTTTCAGATTCTATTTAAAGGAACATGGTTACCATCATATGCATTAATTTAGAACATGTAAAAAATCAAATTCTGGAGATGTTGCATTGCAAAATTAGCAGCTCCTAGTACCATCCACTTGAAATTAAATATCAAGAACAAGTACTGTGAGCAAAATAGAGTAGAACTAAAACGATACAAGATATGTTCTAGAAATCTACCACAACTATTACCCATATATACCAGAATATGAATTAGAGTACTTAAGAGCTTGTTTGGAAACCATTTAACAAGAGAAAAAGAATTCTATTTCCTTTAAAAAAAGAATTCATTTCTATTTGAAACTCAATTCCAATTTGGAATGACTACAGAATATTAATAGAATAGAATTCAAATTTAAAGAGTGTGCGAGTGGATTTAGAAATCAGACCTCTGATTtacaaatgaaagaaaaatgagaattggaattctcaaaggaattcaaattatttatttttagttattccaaagcaagaaaaaaaattcaattcttgagtgaattttaattccTAGCATTCCAAATaagtgaaaataaaaatgaagagTGAAAACTATACCTTCCCCTGGAATAGCGATCCATCATATAACCTCTCTGCACAAAGATTGTATACTTTGTACTTTCCCTGTACAATAAGGTTTTAGGATATTAACATTTTCAAAAGcaacattttcaaaagataatataaaaattaacatCAACAATCAACATACAAAGATTAAAACAAAAAGTTTAATTGTTATAGCAAAATGGATGTCATTCCTCAGATATATTATTATGAATTGTGTTTCATTAAGGTTAGTATACCGTATAGAAATATTTAATTCTATCTTCTATATTTTGATGTTGTTAAATAAAAGACACTACTCTTAGACTTAGGTTCACTTATAGATTCCATTGCCTATCTTTTCGTTCCAATTTTAATATTAGCAGAGAGTAGGATCCTTGGATTCCAATTTCAGTGCAAAATCTTCTACCTTATGGTGAGTTTCAAAGAATTTGATTACTTCTTCCATGTGATTCCGATAGAACCCCTGCAAAACAGCTTTCCCATAAATCAAATGATGACAGAGCATGCCAAGTTGAACATCAGATAAAAACTATGCATAGAGACACCTCAATGTATCCGAAAATTCCGGAGCTAATATCACCGCCTGGAAATCCCATAGCAATTATATTTTCAGTGATGTATGACATATCCAAATCAAATCCATCTTCCTGTAGAATGAGTTTGTTAGCCACAATTTACTCACTTAGGGATTGCTTATAAACCTTTCATTACTTTAGCAATGATTATCTGTTTCCATTCTGGCACTGAAACTGAGCCACTGAGAACTGACCTGGTATCTACGTTTATTTTGAGAGACCATATGGCGAGCTTTGACCTGCACTGCCTTAACTGCACTCTTGGAAGAGTCCATCAACCCTTTGGTGAATGATTCAATTAAATTAGGCTGCTCACTGCCTGAATTAGTAGCGGGAGCAGCCTCATTCGACGGCGGTCGCAGTTTTAGACTTAGATTACTAGTGAGGCGAGCAAAGGCCGATCCGCCGTTATTTTCGGCCTGCGGCGAAAACGAGTGTCGGAGTTTCAGATTCTTTGCCCAAGACGATATTCCAGAAGCAGGCAAAATGGATGGTGAATCATGAGCAGTAGCAGATTGTACAGAGACTTGTTTTGAGGAGTGAGTTTTCGTTTCAGTGTTGGAAGCCAAAGGAGTAGGTTCTTTTGTTGATGATGAATCAGCAGATGCTTGTTGTTGTTCCATGACCACTACCCCCGGAATGTAGTTCTATAAACTCGTACTCAAATTGTAGAACTGCATTTGTtttagaagaaaataaataaataaataaaaataaaactagaGCAATGAGCATGTAGCAGTTTAAGCAGCTAACAACAAATGAACTATGTGAAAGCAATGGATAAATCATAATAGCAGAGAGTCACATCTTGAGCTAAAAACGAGATTCATAATTCGGATCTAGATATAATTTGAATAAGTTTCAGAGACAGGGATCTGAAAAATGCAGAGTTCAGTGATAGAGATGCAATGTGTTTaaacaaataacaaaacggaGGAGGAGTGGATCGCTTACCGGTGACGGCGATTCGGTGACCGAAGATccactttattataattattattattcgatCTGTGTCATGATGATTATGTATCGCAGGGAATGAGATTCCATCAACGATTTTCAAAGTTTGCGATCAATGGATGCAGGTTCATGAGAATGAGAATCACAACGGGTGCGGTGAGAGGTGATGTCATGCGATTTGATTTCGCAGCTCGCCAACGTAAAATGGAAAATGGAAACTCCGACAAACAGACAAACGAGCCGTTATTTACTACTAATTTGGATTTGGATTAAACGTAAAACTTAGAAGAAATTTGGATAATCTATGTGCACATTACATTTTCATGTACATCTAAATTCACTATTAGTTTCAAAAGTTTTGAATGTAGTTgactattttacccctttttttGTGCCAATGCATGTAGTCGTGTACCTTCTTTCACAATCCCATGTGCTTTACTTAATAAAATACATGTGAAGGATTAGGGTAGAAATATTTTTTCGGAAAAgccaaaacaagaaagaaaaaaaaaatcacaaatgtTGTGTTTAATGATACGTGAGCACTTGATAAAATCATATATTATTCGATataaacaccaaaaattatatattatttataaaagtttataatttttaattaagtttttattgtttaaaaatttgtaattgaatttttatattaaataaatcttttaattatttttgttaaaaaatacaatatttatttttgtatttgataTTCACTACCGTCACCGGTGTCTAGTTCACTATCGTCGCGTCACCGTCTCGGAACTACTTCGCCTCACTGGCTTAGTGCCTTGCAAGCCGCAACCATACCCGCGTCATAGCTGTCTTCTCTTCACCATGGTTACTCTTTTGATTGGATCTGTTCTTTTATTCTGAATATGTTCTTAATCCTATTCTTCAAATTTTTGTTTCAAATAGAATGTTTTTAGGATATTTTAAAATTGAGAACAACTAGGGAACCAAAAGCATATCAGCCAAAATGTGTTTGGGTTCCATGAAAAATCGGGTTTTAGTTTGTGCTCCGTGATCTCAGGAGCGGTTTTtaaacatattattcaaaaagtgattttaattaaacgattttatttactttttggcTGGTCACATTTTGGTttcatatacttttcctttaaaattttatctc carries:
- the LOC107642743 gene encoding phosphatidylinositol 3,4,5-trisphosphate 3-phosphatase and protein-tyrosine-phosphatase PTEN2A; translation: MEQQQASADSSSTKEPTPLASNTETKTHSSKQVSVQSATAHDSPSILPASGISSWAKNLKLRHSFSPQAENNGGSAFARLTSNLSLKLRPPSNEAAPATNSGSEQPNLIESFTKGLMDSSKSAVKAVQVKARHMVSQNKRRYQEDGFDLDMSYITENIIAMGFPGGDISSGIFGYIEGFYRNHMEEVIKFFETHHKGKYKVYNLCAERLYDGSLFQGKVATFPFTDHNCPPIQLIASFCESAHSWLKEDIQNVVVVHCKAGMGRTGLMICSLLLFLKFFPTAEEAIDYFNQKRCIDGKGLTLPSQIRYVKYFERTLKQFNGEVPPGRRCMLRGFRLHNCPYWVRPSITISDHSGILFSTKKHPKTKDLMPEDFWISIRKKGVVVFALPGEPGLTELVGDFKIHFNDGQGDFYCWMNTTMTENRTILDGSDLDGFDKRKIPTPGFQVEVVMVDYDGTVPARTKAGPASTEPEGNTNKVQAGAKLASKSKVPKNGDDDDVFSDSDEEKDRQSGKSETEYKLAAPQGSGDTSDHVGVLTHSTNQLRLHEERKQNNASQESTTDNNIHASGNTTNIESVGASEIKAIAADASVFAFGDEDFESD